AGGTCAAGCAGTTGCGTATCTTCCATTTTTCCCAGCGCCATGCCCGCGGCTTTGAAATTTTGTATCAGGAAGCGGCGGAGGCCTATGGCGCGCCGGTTCCCCTATCGCACGCTCCGGATTTTTAGAGGAGCCTTGGAGTCTGGATGTTCTTTTTGGACCTGCTGGTCATCGTCCTTTTGGGATACACGCTGGTTTCCCATTACAGGATTTTTCCCACTTACCTCGAACGAATCGCCATGGCGTGGATCACGGGCGCAGGCGTCAAAAGCCTCAGCCTGTTCGTCATGCTCAGTCTGGGCTTTCGCCCCCTGATCGAATTCCAACTGGTTCTCGACTGCGGTCTTTTGGTTCTCGCCGCGCTTTTCTGCAATACCCGTTTTTCCTGGATGCCGGAAGCGCTTCCTAAGGATTTCTGGGCCGATGGCTCGCCTGTTCTGAGGGTTGCGCCATTCATTATTTTACTTCTTGCGGCGTTGAGCTTTTATTTTGCGGCGGCCTACCCGGTGACGGAATCGGATGCGATCTGGTACGTCGTCAAAGGGAAAATCTTTTATCATGAGGCGAGTTTGTTTTCCCCGCTTGTGGTGGAGCAATTGCGCTTGTACCCGCCTTTCATTCCCTTGCTGTACTGTTACTGGTATTCCGGTGATGTGGAAAATATCCGGCTCCTTTTTCCCCTGTTCTATCTTTCCATGTTATCCATTTTTTATGGTCGGGTGACGGCTTACACCGGGCGGCGCGAGCTGGCGGCGGCGTTCACCATGATCCTTGCCTCGACGCCCTATCTCTGGTGGCACAGTTACATGGCGGGGCTGGATCTGACGGCGGGGATTTTGTTCGCGATGGGTCTGGTGTTTTGTTTGTTTCTGCTTCGTGAAGTGGAGGACTTCGACGCCGATCACGGAGACAAAAAAGCGGCGCTGGGCTGGGCGACTTTGGCCGGTGGACTTCTGGCCTTGTCGGCGTGGACGCGCTGGGAGTATATAATTTACGCCGCCGTCCCGGTTTCACTGCTGGCCTTGCAATTTGTTTATGAGAAGCGGCGATCGCCCATCGCTCAAGAGGCTTTGAGTCGTTTGCTCTGGATGCTGTTGAGCGTCCCCAGCCTCTGGTGCGTAACGGTTTTATTATCAAACGAGACGGTCGCGGGTCGCACCCTGCTGGTGTTCGCAACCTATGCCGGTCTGTGGGGATTCCTCTTGCTCTGGAATATGCTCGGCGATGCAAAATTAACTGCGCGGGGATTGCAGGGGATTGCTATGACCGGCGCCGCCCTGTTTGTAATTGTGTTTTCAATGAAGGGGTCGGGCGGTTTCTTTTTTTCCGGAGGCATGGCGGCGTTTCGCGTGATTGCAGGACAGTTTTTTTTCCTGTTCACTTCGGCGCTGATCGCCTTTGTGTTCCTGCAAAGCTATGGAGAGTTGAATCCCGAATCAAGGTTCTTGCTGAAGAGCGTCGGTCTATATTTGTTTTTTCACTGGGCCGTCTTCGCGTACGCCGATCCGAAATGGGCGACCTGGGGAGAATATTTTCGCGCTACTTTTTTGCATCCGGGGCATTCGATCAACCTGTCCGATATGCGCAGTTTGATCGCGGCCTATCCGGCGCTGGTTTTTCTGATCGCGGTCCTGCCCCAAGTCAGCAGGGCCTACGGGAGGCCGCGCTAGACGATGCGAATACGATTCATTGTTCATGCGCTGATTGCTTTGAACCTGTTGACTCTGATGGCGGTCTTTGCCTGGCCGCGCTGGAGTTTTTTGCAGGAAACGGAGTTGATGACCCCCGAAGCGCGCATGGAGACGTCGGGTTCTGCGGACATGCCCAATCAGTATTCCCTGTCCTATCAGGTGGCAAGTCGACTTGAAAAATTAACATCAGACGATGCGGTCCTGTTTTTTCCCCCGGGCGATAAAGCGGGTTCCTTGCGCGGGCCGCTCATTCAGCGCCTCTACCCGCGCCGTCTTGTTTTCGCAGACGATGCAGATCGCGACGCGCTCTTGAGCGCAGACTGGGGCGAGCGTCAATCCATCCTTGTGTTTCAAGGTTCGGAGTTGGAGCAGAATTGTCGCGGCAGGAAAACGCCGCTTCAAGGCGTTCCCGAGTTTTGGGTCTGCAAATTATAAAGGCGGCGGCCTATGAAAGAAATCCCGCAAGCAGAGCGACCTTTCATTTACTTTGTTCTGGCGATTGCCTTCGCCAGCGCCGGGCTGATTCTCTATTACGCCTGCCTGATACCGCCGCATGTCGACGAGGCGGGCTACTGGTTTAACTTCACTAGCCGGTCGTTTGAAAGTCGCTGGGCGCCGAATCATCAATACCCCAATCATGCCCTGGCGATTTATTTGCCGAAATTCATCCTTCCTGTTCTGGGCGAGACGAGCCTGAGTTTGCGTCTGGCTCCCATTCTGTTCGCCTTCATCAGCTGGGTCGTGTTCTGGAAATTTGTGCATCGCGTCTCTGGCGAGCGCGGGCTTGCCTTTCTGGCTCTGGCCTTGCTGTTGATCAATCCTTTTTATAACCAGTACGCTTCCGAGATGAGAGGCTACACTTCTTATTTTTTGTTTGCGGTCCTTGCTTACTGGATTCTGGCGAGGCTGTTGGACGGCCCGCTTCAATGGCGGCATTGGTCGGCGATCTTTTTGCTCTTTTTGGCCTGCTATGCGTCCACGCTGTCCGCGCCTCTATTTTTCAGCGCGCTCCTCGGCGCCTTGTGGATTCTCTACGCCGCGGCTCAATGGCGTTCCGACAGCGCTCTGCTCAGCGCTTTCAGGAATCGCTTGGAGGCGCTTCCTTTTTTTACCTTCAGCGCTGTTGCGACGCTGACGATCGGCGGGATCATTTTCTGGATCGATCGCGATTTCTTTTTCCGTTCTCTGCAGACGCATGCGGAGATACCGGTGAATTACTGGATCATTCCCGATCTGTTCTCCACCTTTCTCGGCTACCGTTATCTGGACGATCCGACTTATGAACTGGCGCGGCACTGGATCGGCGTCTGGATTTTGTTTCTCGCCGCCTTTGTTTTGGGGTGCGTCGATCTACTGCGGGCGCGCCATCCGATGGCCCTGTTATTCGTCGTCATTCTTGCGATCACGATTCTGTTTTTTGCGTTTGGTGGACGCCAGGCGCCCTTGCGTTCGGCGATTTTTTTGTTCCCGCTGATCGTATGGATGCAAGCCTGCGGCCTGATGAAACTGGCGCGCTGGTTCGAAGCGAAGGTTCCTTGGATTGGAGGCGAGTCGCGCGGCGGCTGGCGGACGTTGATCGCCCTGACGGCGTTCTGCTTTGTCTACTTGCACGCAAGCAAGCTTTCGCGCCTGGATATCGCATCGGGAAATCCTTACGAGCAGGCGCAGAGGTATTTAAAAGAAAATGTCGCGAATAACGATCTTGTGATCTCTACCCTGCCGGATGCGATGGGGGCGTTCTATTTTGGATCCTTGATAAGAGAGCAAACCAGAAAAATCTATGAGAATGGGCGTCTGGATCGCGTTTACTATCTTGCCCCTGAGGAAGATCTCAAGTCTATCGAGATGGAGCCGGCGTTAACGCCGGGGAAAAAAGAAGCGGTCGCATCTATGGATGGCTTCGAAGTCGTTGCTCGTTTCAGGAATAGCGGGGCGCGTCCATCTTCCGTAATCATCTATCGGCGAACGGTGGGGACGCCCCCGCTGGCGCGACTGGAAAGCGATCTTCTGGGAATTCCGGATTATTTTGGAAATAAGGGACGTGTGTGCGACAAGCAAACAACGGGAAAAGGATTTCGTTTGAACTGCGGAGATTCGGTGGTTGTGTGTGCGAATCAAATCTTTCAACTACCTGAGAAGAAAAATCAGAAAGGTCAGATTGTCATCTTTCATCACGTCAATGACAAGGGAATGCGGGTGGTCTCGTTGGGCGCTGTCAATCGAGCCAAGCTCCATTCGGGGAACTTGCAGTTGGGCGAGGAATTTTTCAGACCGGTTTATCGGCTCAACCCGTTGATCGCCAATCAGGAGGATCTGGATCGGCATCGGAGCAATATTCCTTTGTATGATTTGAGCTATCAACGGATAGGCGCGGGAGAGGAGGGTTTGCTCCTGTGTTTGTCCGGCGCCTTGTTTCAGGGGAATTCGGATTTGCGCGGCTTTGCGATTTTCCCGACGCCTTTCTAGGCGAAACTCGTTTTAAAGCGACAGTCCTTGAGAGGTTGCGGCTTCCTGATAGAGCTTCAGGTAATCCGCTCCGGCCTGCTCCCAGCTGTAACGGGACTCGATCAGGTTTCTTCCATTGCTTCGAAACTGCTCCACCAGATCGGGATTTTGGATGAGCGCCGCCGCTGCAGAGGCGATGGCCTCTGCGTTTTTTTGCGGGACGAGCAGACCGGTCTCGCGGTCGCGGATCACGTCGGCGATGCCGCCGACATTGGAAGCAATGACGGCGGTTTCCGACGCCAGCGCTTCGAGAAACACAATGCCCTGGCCTTCGGTGTCGCCGCTGTCGGCGACGATGGAAGGGCCGATGAAGATATCCGCCGTCGCGTACAAGGCGGCAAGGTCTTCGCCGGAACGGGGGCCGGGAAATTGCACGACGTCGTTCAGCTTGTTATCGGTGACGCGTTTTTTCAAAGCCGCCTCTTCCGGTCCGTAGCCCACCAAAAGCAGGCGCGCATCGGGATCGCTTTGTAATATCCCTGGCATGGCGTCGATCAAATACGCGAAGCCTTTCTTTTCGACAAAACGTCCCACCCCCAGTATCAGCGTTCCCTTGCATTGAAATCGCTCTTTGAGTGACGGGTCTTTTTTGTTTCCGTTGAAGAGCGCCGAGTCGATGCCGTTGGGGATTTGCGGAAATGAAGTTTTCGGCGAATGCGGTTCCAGAGCGCGGCGCACGGCCTGGCTGTTGACGGCGCAATGCAGGGCGCCCGACAAAGCGAAGCCTTTGAGTCGCCCGACGAAGGCGCTGTTCTTAAACGCGAATGCGTCGCCGCCATGCGCGGTCAGAATATAGGGAATCTTCAGAGCGCGACAGACGAGGGCGACAAAAATTCCCTGCGGGATCACCCAGTGGCAATGCACGAAATTGATCCGGCGTTTGCGAATCACCCGCCACAGATGCCACAGTTGCGAGAGAAGGAAGCCGGGCAATTGTCCCTTGGCTCCCGGTCGCGATTTCAGGTTGGGGAGAATGCCGCCGTCGTAGCACACCGCCTGTTGCGCGGTCGGATAGCTGTAGGGATATCGAATGATCGGGACGCCGCGCAGATTGTCCTGAAACTTTGCGCCGGGGGCGTGCGGCGCCAGAACCGTGAGCGATGCGGTTTTCGCAAGTTGTTCCGAAAGATCGAGAACGAAGGAAGGCTCGGTGTCCTTCTCCCAACGCGGGAAGGTGGTTGCCACCACCAGAGTGTTCAGTCGTTGGTCAGAGGCGTTTTCGTTCATTGAAGGGCCCTAGTCCTTGCGGTCCATATCGCTTTTCTTGAGGCGCAGTTGAACGTCTTCGAGCAATCGGCGGTTGATGGAAATCAGTTCGGCAACGATGCCCATCATGAGAATCTGGAAACCAACGATCAGAAGGATGGCGGATAGAATGAGCGATTGCACATGGCCTTCCGTCATGCCCTGGAAGAAAAAGAAAAGGTAGCGACAGCCGATGGCGAAGCCCAGAAAAAACACGATGCCGCCTGCGATGGTGAAGACCTTGAGCGGACGGTACATGGAATAAATTTTAATGACCGTGACCATCGTTTGCTTCAAATAAGAAGCGATGCTGGGAAAGAGTCGCGATTCACGCAGTTTTTCGTTCGTGCGGATGT
This window of the Candidatus Nitrohelix vancouverensis genome carries:
- a CDS encoding DUF2339 domain-containing protein, which produces MKEIPQAERPFIYFVLAIAFASAGLILYYACLIPPHVDEAGYWFNFTSRSFESRWAPNHQYPNHALAIYLPKFILPVLGETSLSLRLAPILFAFISWVVFWKFVHRVSGERGLAFLALALLLINPFYNQYASEMRGYTSYFLFAVLAYWILARLLDGPLQWRHWSAIFLLFLACYASTLSAPLFFSALLGALWILYAAAQWRSDSALLSAFRNRLEALPFFTFSAVATLTIGGIIFWIDRDFFFRSLQTHAEIPVNYWIIPDLFSTFLGYRYLDDPTYELARHWIGVWILFLAAFVLGCVDLLRARHPMALLFVVILAITILFFAFGGRQAPLRSAIFLFPLIVWMQACGLMKLARWFEAKVPWIGGESRGGWRTLIALTAFCFVYLHASKLSRLDIASGNPYEQAQRYLKENVANNDLVISTLPDAMGAFYFGSLIREQTRKIYENGRLDRVYYLAPEEDLKSIEMEPALTPGKKEAVASMDGFEVVARFRNSGARPSSVIIYRRTVGTPPLARLESDLLGIPDYFGNKGRVCDKQTTGKGFRLNCGDSVVVCANQIFQLPEKKNQKGQIVIFHHVNDKGMRVVSLGAVNRAKLHSGNLQLGEEFFRPVYRLNPLIANQEDLDRHRSNIPLYDLSYQRIGAGEEGLLLCLSGALFQGNSDLRGFAIFPTPF
- a CDS encoding glycosyltransferase family 4 protein → MNENASDQRLNTLVVATTFPRWEKDTEPSFVLDLSEQLAKTASLTVLAPHAPGAKFQDNLRGVPIIRYPYSYPTAQQAVCYDGGILPNLKSRPGAKGQLPGFLLSQLWHLWRVIRKRRINFVHCHWVIPQGIFVALVCRALKIPYILTAHGGDAFAFKNSAFVGRLKGFALSGALHCAVNSQAVRRALEPHSPKTSFPQIPNGIDSALFNGNKKDPSLKERFQCKGTLILGVGRFVEKKGFAYLIDAMPGILQSDPDARLLLVGYGPEEAALKKRVTDNKLNDVVQFPGPRSGEDLAALYATADIFIGPSIVADSGDTEGQGIVFLEALASETAVIASNVGGIADVIRDRETGLLVPQKNAEAIASAAAALIQNPDLVEQFRSNGRNLIESRYSWEQAGADYLKLYQEAATSQGLSL